The nucleotide window AGTAATCCTATGAACGAGAGGAAAAGAGTATATAGTTGTCATCAAAGAGTTGTCGTgaaaatacaactgctaataATTCAGATTGACATCACAAGTATAAAAACAAGTGCCAGCATGTTCCCTCTCATATTCACTCAGACCCTCGAGTGCTAAAAAATAAATTTAATAGGTTCAAGGGAACGGCAAAACATGTCAGGAGAAACAAGGTAAAAATTTCCTTAAAAATAAACCTTACCAACAAAGGATAGAGGGAACAACATATCTCCACCTCGATAAAAATAAACACCAATCAACGTTCCACAGTGCTCGAGCCTAACAGTCATTATGTCATGATGACCGAGACCATAATCAGTCACCAGTCCCTCCCAGGAAGGACCATGGAATTTGCTTCTCATCCGACCATGACTAAACAAAACATCATATAATTCTCATATAATTCGCCCTCACTGGTGTGAAGAGCAAACTCGGTATTTTTGTCACCCCTCCGAATGGCTAAAGCCCTTTATTGCTCAGTGTGCTGAGCAAGATGAGCTCTAACACTACACGGAACATaccgcaaaaagaatcaaaacaacCATCATATTCAAATAAGACAAGACATAAAATACCTTCCATTGAAAACACCACCACCAACACTAAAAGAAATAaccatgtgcgccacctcaattTTTAACACCAAAGCATGAACAAATAAAAAATGTTAATCTTACAGCACGCCTCGAACATGGCCTATCCAGCACCATGGTGAACACATCTGTAGAAGAGTCAAAAGAGGAACAAAGGCCACTTGGCATACAGCAAAAAGGGCAAGCCATACATGCAAAGAACACAATGATTACTAAGAATTGATTGCAGAACCGAGTTGAAAGTTGACATTTGATAGCGTTGGAAGCTTTCACCCATAATCACCCCATAAATCTCCATTGCCCGGAAATATAATGGAAAAAATAAAGGAAAACAAACAAGAACTAGGGAATCAACGGAGAACACAATTACCGTCGGCAAACAAGGGCCGCCATAGCCAGGCGATAGCATAATTAGATCGGTAGACGTATGTATCGGGTTGCTGCCAAGGGACTGGATCATCAAATCGATGACACTGAGGACCTCGTCGTCGTGGGTGGTGGCGCGAAGAGAGTCAGCCTGGGCGCGGAGGGAGATAGCCTAGGCATGGTACATGGCGGCCTCGTCACAGTAGGAGTCGGCGTTGTCGCGGGCGGCGCTGATGGCTCGGATGGAGGAGGAAGAGCTCCGCTTGGTCGAGGAGAACGTCGCAGCCGCGGTCCTCGGGTGGATGACAGTGGAGGCGCGGCGCCGGCGGCTAGCGGCGGGGACGACGACGGGGGCGAGGACAGCGACGCCGGACAAAAAAGGAAATAGAGCAAAAAGGCTAGACGTCGGCGTTGGGGATGGCACCACAAGAGAGAAACATATCAAAATTATAATAGAAACCTTAAATGTTTAAGGACTAACGTGAAAACAGAGAAAACTAGAAAACGAAAATCGAAAACCAGAAAACACGGGAAAGCTCCTCCACACGACAAGTGTCACGCGCGGAGCAATCCGGAAAAGTCTACCGAACGTCCAGAACGCAACGCTTGTCAAGCATGGAGTACCCCCGACTGATCTTTGCGGGGTTACTCCTCAACTATTGATTTCGGTGGAATAAAGGATGAAAGGAGGCCTCCGGTGGCACACGAGCACAACAAATTCCGTAGGCTCTCTCACTGGGCTGTATCCCTCGGCCCACTTGGCGCAACAGCTCGGATGATCAAAAGATCTCGGCCGTCCAAGCTAGGGATCGCTTATAAACACCCAACCCTAGCCTAAACCCCCGCTCCCCTCCCGCCGCATCCTCTTCGTCCTCCCCTCCGCCGCAGTGCAGGTTCGTTCCGTTCGCTCTGTCGCTCGCCTCATCTCACCTTCCCCGTCCCGTGGAAGTCATCTCCTGTATCCCGGTGAATAGATCTTGCCCGGATTCCATGTCGCTCTGGTTCTTCGCGCGGTAGCAGTAGGTTCCTGATTTCCTCACGGATGCGTAGTGTTAGTTTATGATCCGCCACGCGTTCATGATCTTGCTTGTTAGCATGCGCACTCATGCCGTATTTCTCAGTAGTTTGGAGAGGTGACAACTTGTTGGGATCGTTTAGCTCGCGTGTTTACGTTGGTGTGGTGGATCGTGTGCAGGTAAGAAGAAGGGGTCGAAATGGTGAAGCACAACAATGTTATCCCTAACGGCCACTTCAAGAAGCATTGGCAGAACTATGTCAAGACCTGGTTCAACCAGCCTGCCCGCAAGCAGAGGCGCCGCATTGGTGAGCAACCCTGCTCTTACATTGTTGCGTGTTTATCAGTCACACACTTGTAACTGTACATGTCATGCATCACGCGACGGTTATTGCAGTGATAATTAAGTGCTTAAATTCTGGTTAGTTAATTTATTACCCCTGCTAGAGTGATAGACAGCTATATGTGGTTGATTTTATCCCATATTGCGTGATCACATTGGCTCTCTGTCCTTCATCACCACCATTTGTATACACGTTTAACAGTGCATATTTGCTAGTAATCTAATAGAAATGAATGTTGTCCTTGGAAGTTATACCTGTGCTGAGTGTTCTGTTGAAAGTATTCTTGCTTATTTAGGCACCTCAATTATCTCCCGGCAGTATTCCTCGCCAGCTCAATCAATTGTTTCCAGCAAACCTACCCTGAACTTTTGTACACAAACCCAACACAACTGTTAGATATATCTGTTCAATACCATTTCTGTATTGATTTCTTTAGAATTTTGGTGTACCTGACTCCATGCATGGAGTGGTATGACTCAGCATGTCTTAATATGCACACACTTGATCTTTAACATGTGATGATATGCCTGTGATGCTGCTCAGCAACACTAGCCAGCTACCAACTTTTGGGGGGCTTGTGTTTTTGCTGCCTGACTAATTTTGAATAACCAACGTACAATTTGTATTTGTTCAGCTCGTCAAAAGAAGGCTGTGAAGATCTTCCCTCGCCCTACATCTGGTCCTCTTCGTCCCATTGTGCAATGCCAGACTCGGAAGTACAACATGAAGGCAAGGGCTGGGAGAGGCTTTACCCTTGAGGAGCTGAAGGTGACTTGTTTCTTCTATACCGTAAAAATCCTTTAAATCATGTCACTTTCTCTGGTTTGCCTTTTTTTATTAAATGCGGGAGAAAATCAATATACCCCTTGTTCAGTAAATATGTGTGGTTTTGTTTCTGCATCAGTTGCTGTCATGCGTGTTTCTGGTAAATTGTCCTTATATTCGGCATTTGTTTTTTGTTATTAGTAAGTACTCATATTAGCAATAGTTTATTGTTCTTCCCTTTCTATAAGTGATGAACTGATGTTTGGCATGCAGACTCATATGCTAGCTTGCCGTGCCTTTAGTGTATCCTCCTTGCAATCCGATTATTCTGTCCAGATGCTGCTGTCATTTctcatgtactccctccgtcccaaaattcttgtcttagattcgtctagatacggatgtatttAATACTAAAACGTGGCTTGaaacatccgtatttagacaaatctaagacaagaattttgggacagagggagtattatgTATCGTACTGTATCTTTCTGCTAATGTTAATTTATGCTGTAATTTGCAGTCAGCGGGCATCCCGAAGAAGCTAGCTCCTACTATTGGCATTTCTGTGGACCACCGACGTAAAAACCGGTCACTTGAGGGTATGCAGTCAAACATTCAGCGACTCAAGACTTACAAGGCCAAGCTGGTTATCTTCCCAAGGTGTGCTCGCAAGGTTAAGGTATGACTGGAGTTTATTGTTTGTGTACACCATTTTATATTTTCTTATGTATTCTTCTGTTCATGACCATTATGCTCTTGTCTTAGGCTGGTGATTCTACCCCTGAGGAACTTGCCACAGCCACCCAGGTCCAGGGT belongs to Triticum urartu cultivar G1812 chromosome 7, Tu2.1, whole genome shotgun sequence and includes:
- the LOC125522795 gene encoding 60S ribosomal protein L13-1-like; the encoded protein is MVKHNNVIPNGHFKKHWQNYVKTWFNQPARKQRRRIARQKKAVKIFPRPTSGPLRPIVQCQTRKYNMKARAGRGFTLEELKSAGIPKKLAPTIGISVDHRRKNRSLEGMQSNIQRLKTYKAKLVIFPRCARKVKAGDSTPEELATATQVQGDYLPITRGEKRSVELMKVTEEMKAFKAYGKLRVERMNQRQLGARTKKAAEAEKEEKK